The Streptomyces sp. NBC_01255 genome window below encodes:
- a CDS encoding NYN domain-containing protein produces MEQPAHGGEPAGAAGDAAETLDHPLTEGVRRRVVALVADAFGGLTVAELPAPLRQYARFTASRRAKFAGNAMAAALESDPLFRQRIGERFKQSQPELAGAVETGTPPAAADPVDVAAAAYVLRPAGWVKLVAAAGEEALRADAERADEAGRRELERLREELAAAKDRSRGETEQLRHDLDAARKEAESLHRKLRSAQSDVKRGEAAMRRAQGEIDAAKAEAAAQVSAAESESRRLKARLGEVEAALEASRRTAREGRSVEDMRLRLLLDTVLDAAQGLRRELALPPVSVHPADTVDAVEPGRMSPKDIAARALSETDPALLDQLLALPQAHLVVDGYNVTKTGYPTMPLEKQRLRLLGSLSALAARSGAEVTCVFDGAELAAPVLLAPPRGVRVLFSKPGVTADELIRQLVRAEPPGRPVVVVSTDREVADGVAKAGARPVASALLLKRLSRLS; encoded by the coding sequence GTGGAGCAGCCCGCGCACGGTGGAGAGCCGGCCGGCGCGGCAGGTGACGCTGCCGAGACGCTCGACCACCCACTGACGGAAGGTGTACGTCGGAGGGTCGTCGCGCTGGTCGCGGACGCCTTCGGCGGGCTGACCGTCGCGGAGCTGCCGGCCCCCCTGCGGCAGTACGCCCGGTTCACCGCGAGCCGGCGGGCCAAGTTCGCCGGCAACGCGATGGCGGCCGCCCTGGAGAGCGACCCGCTCTTCCGACAGCGGATCGGCGAGCGCTTCAAGCAGTCCCAGCCCGAACTGGCCGGGGCCGTCGAGACGGGCACCCCGCCCGCCGCCGCCGACCCGGTCGACGTGGCCGCGGCCGCCTATGTGCTGCGCCCGGCCGGCTGGGTCAAGCTCGTGGCCGCCGCGGGCGAGGAGGCCCTGCGGGCGGACGCCGAGCGGGCCGACGAAGCCGGACGGCGCGAGCTGGAGCGGCTGCGCGAGGAGCTCGCCGCCGCCAAGGACCGCTCCCGCGGCGAGACGGAGCAGTTGCGCCACGATCTGGACGCCGCCCGCAAGGAAGCGGAATCGCTTCACCGCAAGCTGCGCAGCGCCCAGAGCGACGTGAAGCGCGGCGAGGCCGCGATGCGCCGCGCGCAGGGCGAGATCGATGCGGCGAAGGCGGAGGCCGCCGCCCAGGTGTCGGCCGCCGAGAGCGAGAGCCGGCGGCTCAAGGCCCGGCTCGGCGAGGTGGAAGCGGCCCTGGAGGCGAGCCGCAGGACCGCCCGTGAGGGCCGCTCCGTGGAGGACATGCGGCTGCGGCTGCTGCTCGACACGGTGCTGGACGCGGCCCAGGGGCTGCGCCGCGAACTGGCACTGCCGCCCGTGTCCGTACATCCGGCGGACACCGTGGACGCGGTGGAGCCGGGGCGGATGTCCCCGAAGGACATCGCGGCGCGGGCGCTCTCCGAGACCGATCCGGCGCTGCTCGACCAGTTGCTCGCGCTGCCTCAGGCCCATCTGGTCGTCGACGGCTACAACGTCACCAAGACCGGCTATCCGACGATGCCGCTGGAGAAGCAGCGGCTGCGGCTGCTCGGGAGCCTCTCGGCCCTCGCGGCCCGGTCGGGCGCCGAGGTCACCTGTGTCTTCGACGGGGCCGAGCTGGCGGCGCCGGTGCTGCTCGCGCCGCCGCGCGGGGTGCGGGTGCTCTTCTCCAAGCCCGGTGTCACGGCGGACGAGTTGATCCGGCAGCTGGTGCGGGCCGAGCCGCCGGGGCGCCCCGTGGTGGTGGTCTCCACCGACCGCGAGGTCGCCGACGGGGTCGCGAAGGCGGGTGCGCGGCCGGTGGCGTCCGCCTTGTTGCTGAAGCGGCTTTCGCGGCTCTCGTAG
- a CDS encoding Lrp/AsnC family transcriptional regulator gives MITAIVLIKTSVDRIPEIAESIAALDSVSEVFSVTGTYDLIAMVRVSRHDDLADVIPGSISKIPGVEATDTHVAFRTYSQHDLEAAFAIGLES, from the coding sequence GTGATCACCGCGATCGTGCTCATCAAGACCAGCGTGGACCGCATCCCCGAGATCGCCGAGTCGATCGCCGCGCTCGACAGCGTCAGCGAGGTCTTCTCGGTGACCGGCACCTACGACCTGATCGCCATGGTCCGGGTGTCGCGCCACGACGACCTGGCGGACGTGATCCCCGGAAGCATCAGCAAGATCCCCGGCGTCGAGGCCACGGACACGCACGTGGCGTTCCGTACGTACTCCCAGCACGACCTGGAGGCGGCCTTCGCCATCGGCCTGGAGTCCTGA
- a CDS encoding rhomboid family intramembrane serine protease, translating into MIDWRATALGAWRGTRGGPTVTYGLIAACCLLFALSPVSGLNPVYGTGDALLAAQGTYFRRWGVVPAELMSGEPRALLTPFTALFVHGSWLHLLGNMLFLYVFGAMAEERMGPVAFALFYLGTGYLALVGYAVAHANSEQTLVGASGAISGVLGAFLFLFPRSRVTSLFPFLFFLPLRFPAWIVLIFWFVLQWLAARAAGPGPGIAYLSHVVGFSVGFLYAWGRYRGGDRVKAPAAATEGESQP; encoded by the coding sequence ATGATCGACTGGCGAGCGACGGCTCTCGGTGCCTGGCGGGGCACGCGCGGCGGCCCCACGGTGACCTACGGCCTGATCGCCGCCTGCTGTCTGCTCTTCGCGCTGAGCCCGGTCTCCGGACTCAACCCGGTGTACGGCACGGGCGACGCGCTCCTGGCGGCCCAGGGCACGTACTTCCGCCGCTGGGGCGTGGTCCCCGCCGAGCTGATGAGCGGCGAACCCCGCGCCCTGCTCACGCCGTTCACCGCGCTCTTCGTCCACGGCAGCTGGCTCCACCTGCTCGGGAACATGCTGTTCCTCTACGTCTTCGGCGCGATGGCCGAGGAGCGCATGGGCCCCGTCGCGTTCGCCCTCTTCTACCTGGGCACCGGCTACCTCGCCCTCGTCGGGTACGCGGTGGCGCACGCGAACAGCGAGCAGACGCTCGTCGGGGCGTCCGGGGCGATCTCCGGGGTGCTCGGGGCCTTCCTCTTCCTCTTCCCGCGCTCCCGTGTGACCAGCCTCTTCCCCTTCCTCTTCTTCCTGCCGCTGCGCTTCCCCGCCTGGATCGTGCTGATCTTCTGGTTCGTGCTCCAGTGGCTGGCGGCGCGAGCGGCCGGACCGGGACCCGGCATCGCCTATCTGTCCCATGTGGTGGGCTTCTCCGTCGGCTTCCTCTACGCCTGGGGCCGCTACCGGGGTGGGGATAGAGTGAAGGCTCCAGCCGCGGCGACCGAGGGAGAAAGCCAGCCGTGA
- a CDS encoding aminotransferase class V-fold PLP-dependent enzyme — MSAYPNAAVDTAAVETSVEVSGSESADPCCAAPLPVLGRDVTVPLVTGGEVTYAALDYAASAPALQRVWDDVAAYAPYYGSVHRGAGYLSQLSTDLFENSRVTVAEFLDCRPGDQVVFTRSTTDSLNLLARAVPAGCEVFVFETEHHASLLPWQDARVTYLNAPRTPAQAVETLERALADRDPYGPALVCVTGASNVTGELWPVKELAAAAHAHGARIVLDAAQLAPHHPVSVQELDVDWVAFSGHKLYAPFGSGVLAGRSDWLQDAEPYLAGGGASRTVARRADGGVDVEWHTTAARHEAGSPNVIGVYSIASACKALTEAGFDQLVAREQHLIDTVRAGLAEVPEVKVLSLFGDDAPRVGVISFVVEGWNSSHFAAALSAEYGIGVRDGLFCAHPLVRTLLGSDPQDPGECGAPEAAPGERSLNAIRVSFGAGTPDEHVERFVGAVKELVRDGAQWKYRTEDGRCVPDRG; from the coding sequence ATGTCCGCATACCCGAACGCCGCCGTCGACACCGCCGCCGTCGAGACCTCCGTCGAGGTCTCCGGCTCCGAGTCCGCCGACCCCTGCTGCGCCGCCCCGCTGCCCGTCCTCGGCCGGGACGTCACCGTCCCGCTCGTCACCGGCGGCGAAGTGACCTACGCGGCGCTCGACTACGCCGCCAGCGCCCCGGCGCTCCAGCGGGTGTGGGACGACGTCGCCGCGTACGCCCCCTACTACGGCAGCGTCCACCGCGGCGCCGGCTACCTCTCCCAGCTCTCCACCGACCTCTTCGAGAACAGCCGCGTCACCGTCGCCGAGTTCCTCGACTGCCGCCCCGGCGACCAGGTCGTCTTCACCCGCTCCACCACCGACTCGCTCAACCTGCTCGCCCGAGCCGTCCCGGCCGGTTGCGAGGTCTTCGTCTTCGAGACCGAACACCACGCCTCGCTCCTTCCGTGGCAGGACGCCCGCGTCACCTACCTCAACGCGCCGCGCACCCCGGCGCAGGCCGTCGAGACCCTGGAGCGGGCGCTCGCCGACCGTGACCCGTACGGCCCCGCCCTGGTCTGCGTCACCGGCGCGTCGAACGTCACCGGTGAACTGTGGCCGGTGAAGGAGCTCGCCGCCGCCGCGCACGCCCACGGCGCCCGGATCGTGCTCGACGCCGCCCAGCTCGCGCCCCACCACCCCGTCTCCGTACAGGAGTTGGACGTGGACTGGGTCGCCTTCTCCGGACACAAGCTGTACGCGCCCTTCGGCTCGGGCGTCCTCGCGGGCCGCTCCGACTGGCTCCAGGACGCCGAGCCGTACCTCGCCGGCGGCGGCGCCTCCCGCACGGTGGCGCGCCGGGCCGACGGCGGCGTGGACGTCGAGTGGCACACCACCGCCGCCCGCCACGAGGCCGGCTCCCCGAACGTCATCGGCGTCTACTCCATCGCCTCCGCCTGCAAGGCGCTCACCGAGGCGGGCTTCGACCAGCTGGTCGCCCGCGAGCAGCACCTGATCGACACGGTGCGCGCGGGCCTCGCCGAGGTTCCCGAGGTCAAGGTGCTCTCGCTCTTCGGCGACGACGCGCCCCGCGTGGGCGTCATCTCCTTCGTCGTGGAGGGCTGGAACAGCTCCCACTTCGCCGCCGCGCTCTCCGCCGAGTACGGCATCGGCGTCCGCGACGGCCTGTTCTGCGCCCACCCGCTGGTCCGCACCCTGCTCGGCAGCGACCCGCAGGACCCGGGCGAGTGCGGCGCCCCCGAGGCCGCGCCCGGCGAGCGTTCGCTCAACGCCATCCGGGTGAGCTTCGGCGCCGGTACGCCGGACGAGCACGTGGAGCGGTTCGTCGGCGCCGTGAAGGAGCTCGTCCGGGACGGCGCGCAGTGGAAGTACCGCACCGAGGACGGCCGCTGCGTCCCGGACCGCGGCTGA